The sequence below is a genomic window from Pseudomonas cremoricolorata.
CCCAGACCCCGTTCACCCTGCAGACCTTCAACAACATGCTGGCCCAGTTCGGCATCAAGGTGCCGCCGGGGTCGGGCAACGTGCAGCTGAAGAACGTCGCCGCGGTGTCGGTGCATGCCGATCTGCCGCCGTTCGCCAAGCCCGGGCAGGTGGTCGACATCACCGTGTCGTCCATCGGCAACTCCAAGAGCCTGCGCGGCGGCAGCCTGCTGATGACCCCGCTCAAGGGCATCGACGGCAATGTCTATGCCATCGCCCAGGGCAACCTGGTGGTCGGTGGCTTCGATGCCGAAGGCCGTGATGGCTCGAAGATCACCGTCAACGTGCCGTCGGCAGGACGCATTCCCGGTGGCGCCTCGGTGGAACGCACCGTGCCCAGCGGCTTCAACCAGGGCAACAGACTGACCTTGAACCTCAATCGCCCCGACTTCACCACCGCCAAGCACATCGTCGACAAGGTCAACGAACTGCTTGGCCCAGGGGTGGCCCAGGCGCTTGATGGGGGTTCGGTGCAGGTTACCGCGCCCATGGACCCTAGCCAGCGCGTCGACTACCTGTCGATTCTGGAAAACCTGGAAATCGATCCGGGCCAGGCGGTGGCCAAGGTCATCATCAACTCGCGCACCGGTACCATCGTCATCGGCCAGAACGTCAAGGTTTCACCGGCCGCGGTGACCCACGGCAGCCTGACGGTGACCATCACCGAAGATCCGATCGTCAGTCAGCCAGGCGCCTTCTCCAACGGCCAGACCGCCGTGGTGCCGCGCTCGCGGGTCAATGCCGAGCAGGAAGCCAAGCCAATGTTCAAGTTCGGTCCGGGTACCACGTTGGATGAGATCGTCCGCGCGGTGAACCAGGTCGGCGCGGCGCCTGGCGACCTGATGGCGATTCTCGAAGCCCTGAAACAGGCCGGCGCCCTGCAAGCCGACCTGATCGTGATCTGAGGTCTGCGCCGATGACGCCCAAGAGCCTGGTATCGAACACGCCCGACAGTGGTGCCTACACCGACCTCAATCGCCTGAGCTCGCTCAAGCATGGCGATCGCGACAGCGACGCCAACGTGCGCAAGGTGGCCAAGGAGTTCGAGTCGCTGTTCATCAGCGAAATGCTCAAGGCGTCGCGCAAGGCCAGTAACGTGGTCGCCGACGACAACCCGATGAACACCGATACGGTCAAGCAGTACCAGGACATGTACGACCAGCAGATGGCCGTGAGCATGTCCCGCGAAGGCGGCGGTATCGGATTGCAGGATGTGCTGGTGCGCCAGTTGTCCAAGACCAAAGCCAGCGCTGCCAGCGCCGCAGCCAGCCCGTTCCCGCGGGGCGGCCACGCGCCGACACTGTGGGGCGCGCAGGTCGCGGCGCCCGGCACCAGCGGCCAGAGCGGTGTTTTGCGCAACGATGTGGCGGCGCTCAATTCACGCCGGCTGGCCCTGCCGGGCAAGCTCACCGACCGCCTGCTGGCCGGCATCGTGCCGTCTGCGAGCGACCCCCGCGCGGCTGACGCCGCACCACGGCTGGGCCGCGACAGTGCAGTCGGTCACAGCGCAAGGCCGGCGCCCACGCTGGCCGTGCCGGCCGCCAACGGCCTGCAGATCGTCGGGCGCGCCGTGGCGCAACCGCCACTGGCCCCGCAGAAGGCCTTCTCCGGCAGCGACGAGTTCGTGCGCACCATGCTGCCCATGGCCGAAGAGGCGGCCAAGCGCATCGGCATCGATCCGCGTTACCTGGTGGCCCAGGCCGCACTGGAAACCGGTTGGGGCAAGTCGGTGATGCGCAACAGCGATGGCAGCAGCAGCCACAACCTGTTCGGCATCAAGGCCACCGGCAAGTGGCAGGGCGGCGAAGCCAGTGCCATCACCAGCGAGTTCCGCGATGGCAAGTTCGTCAAGGAGCGCGCGGCATTCCGTTCCTACGACTCCTATGCCGACAGCTTCCACGACCTGGTCAGCCTGCTGCAGGACAACGGCCGCTATAAAGATGCCGTCGCATCTGCCGATAAACCGGACCAGTTTGCCCGAGAGCTGCAAAAGGCCGGCTACGCCACCGATCCTGATTACGCACGCAAGATCATCAGCATCGCCCGACAGCTGCAACCCACTGCCCAGTACGCCATGGCCGGCTCTGCAAAGACTCTATAAGGATTGACCCATGACTAATCTGATCTCGATCGGGCTGAGCGGCCTGAGTGCCAGCCAGGCGGCGCTGTCGGTCACCTCCAACAATATCGCCAACGCCGCGACCTCGGGCTACTCGCGTCAGCAGGTCATCCAGACCTCGTCGCCCTCGCAGAACATCGGCGCGGGTTTTCTCGGCACCGGCACCACCTTGTCGGAAGTGCGGCGCATCTACAGCGCCTACCTCGACAACCAGTTGCAGACCGCCACTTCGTTGCAAGCCGACGCCACGGCGTTCCAGGATCAGATCACTGGCATCGACAAGCTGCTGGCCGACCGCGATACCGGCATCAGTTCGGTGCTCACCGGTTTCTTCTCGGCCTTGCAGACCGCCTCGGCTTCGCCGTCAGATGTCGCTTCGCGGCAGTTGCTGCTGACCCAGGCGCAGACCTTGAGCAACCGTTTCAATGCCGTCTCCGGGCAGATGAGCCAGCAGAACGAGCTGATCAACTCGCAGTTGCAGACCCAGGCCGGGCAGGTCAACAAGCTCACCAACAACATCGCCGAGTACAACAAGCAGATCGTCGCGCTGTCAGCCTCCGGCAACGCGCCGAACAGCCTGCTCGATGCGCGTAGCGAGGCGGTGCGTCAGCTCAATGAGCTGGTCGGCGTCACCGTGCAGGAGCGTGATGGCAACTTCGATGTGTCGTTGGGCAGCGGTCAGGCACTGGTGGTCGGGGTACGCGCCAACCCGCTGTCGGTGCAGCCAGGCAGTGCCGACAAGAGTCAGGCCAGCCTCCAGATCCAGTACCAGGATTTCAGCTCGGATGTGACCTCGGTGATCAGCGGCGGGCAGATCGGTGGCCTGCTGCGCTACCGCAGCGACGTGCTGATGCCGGCCATGAACGAGCTGGGCCGCGTCGCGCTGGTGGTTTCCGACAGCATCAACGGCCAGCTCGGCCAGGGGCTCGATGCCAATGGCCAGTTCGGCAGCAATCTGTTTTCCAGCATCAACAGCGCCACGGCCATCGCTCAGCGCAGCCTGGCCTCGTCGAGCAACAGCGCAGGCTCGGGCAACCTCGATGTGACCATCGCCAACAGCGGGGCGCTGACCACCTACGACTACGAGGTCAAGTTCTCCAGCGCCAATCAGTACAGCGTGCGCCGTTCCGATGGCAGCGACATGGGCAACTTCGACCTCAGCGCCAATCCGGCGCCGGTGATCGACGGCTTCACTCTGGCGCTCAAGGGAGGCGCGCTGGCCGCTGGCGACAGCTTCAAGGTGATTCCGACCCGCAGCGCCGCCTTAGGCATCAGCACGGTCACCCAGGATGCCAACAAACTGGCGTTCGCTGCGCCCGTCAGTGCCGCTGCCGGCAGCGGCAATGGCGGCACCGGCACCATCACCCAGCCCACCCTCGGTGAGCGCCTCGATATTTACGGCGGCGCCGATACCGCCGCCGTGCAGGACGCCATGCGCAGCTCCATGCCGGTACGCCTGGTGTTCCAGGCGGCCAGCAACGGCACGCAGAACTACACCCTGTTCGATGCCAAGGGCGCCTCGATCGGCACCGGCAGCATCGTGCCTGGGCAGGACAACAAGCTGGCGCTGAGTGTGCCGCTGCGCGATGCCAACGGTACGCCACTGCTCGACGGCAGCGGCAACCCGCGCACCTTGAAGGTCGAGACGCGGATCGGCGGCAGCCCCAACGGCAATGACACCTTCACCCTGTCGTTCAACAGTGACGGCAAGTCCGACAATCGCAATGCCGCGCAACTGCTGGCCTTGCAGACCAAAGCCACGGTCGGTACGCAGTCTGGCGGCGGTATCAGCTTCACAGCCTCGTATGCCTCGCTGGTCGAGCAGGTCGGCGCCAAGGCCAATCAGGCCAAGATCGATGGCACCGCCACCGATGCCGTACTCAAGTCAGCCAAGGAAAGCCGCAGCGCGGTATCGGGGGTCAACCTCGATGACGAAGCGGCCAGCCTGGTCAAGTTCCAGCACTACTACACGGCCTCGTCGCAGATCATCAAAGCGGCGCAGGAAACCTTCCAAACCTTGATCAACGCGCTGTGAGGGCTAGCTGACCATGCGAATTTCCACTGCTCAGTTCTACGATGCCAGCGCCAACAGCTACGCGAAGAACTTCGCCGACATGGCCAAGACCAACGACCAGATTACCTCTGGTGTGCGTATTCAGACGCCCGCCGACGATCCGGTCGGCGCCGCGCGGCTGTTGATTCTGCAGCAACAGCAGGCATTGCTCGGCCAGTACGACGCCAACATGAACACGGTCAACAATGCCCTGTTGCAGGAAGAGAGCGTGCTGTCGACGGTCAACGAGGCCTTGCAGCGTGCCAGCGACCTGGCCCTGCGCGCTGGCGGTGCGGGCCTGACCGACGCCGACCGCACCTCGATCAGCAGCGAGCTCAAAGAGATCGAGGCCAACGTCTTTGGCCTGCTCAACTCCCGCGACGCCAACGGCAATTACATGTTCGGTGGTTCCAAGACCGCCCAGCCGCCCTATGTGCGCAATGCCGACGGCACCTACAGCTATCACGGCGACCAGACCCAGCTGAGCCTGCAGGTGTCCGATACCCTGAACCTGGCAACCAATGACACCGGCTTCACGGTCTTCGACCAGGCGGTGAACAAGAACCGCACCGAGGCGGCCCTGACCGCGCCGCTGCCCAACGACAACAAGGTGCAGGTCTCGCAGGGGTTGATGACCTCGACCTCGACCTACAACGAGCGCTTCGCCAGCGGCCAGCCGTACTCGCTGAACTTCACCAGCTCGACCCGTTTCACCATCACCGACGCCAGCGGCAATGACATCACCGCACAGACCGCCACCAATGGCGTGTTCGATGCCAACACCGAAGGCGGCAACGTGGTCACCCTGCGCGGCGTGGAGTTTCGCATCGACCTGTCGCTCAAGGACGGCGAAGACGCAGACGCCGCAGTGGCCGGCCATCAGTTCAGCCTGCAGACGCGCCCGGACAGCCTGACCGCCAGCCGTGGCGCCGGTAACCCTTCGACCGCGCAGATCACCGGTAGCAGCATCAGCAACCCGACCGACTACCACAGCACGTTCCCAAGTGGCGGCGCGGTGATTCGCTTCACCAGCGCCACCGACTACGCGCTTTATGCCCAGCCGATGAGCGATGACAGCCAGCCGGTGGCCACGGGCAGCATGAGCGGCAATGCCTTCACCGTGGCCGGGGTGACTTATCAGGTCAGCGATGCGCCAGCGGCAGGCGATGAGTTCAGCGTGAGCGTCGACACCCACCAGACGCAGAACCCGTTGCAGACCCTGGCGCAATTGCGCGCCGCGCTGGATGCACCGATCGATGGCGAAACCGTCAACATCGACCTGCGCAATGCCGTGGCCTCGGCAGTCGCCAACCTCGCCAGCGGCCGCGAGCGCATCGACATCACCCGTGGCTCGATTGGCGCTCGCGGCAACTCGCTGGAGATTCAGCGCCAGGAAAACACCAGCCTGGGTGTGGCCAACAAGACCACGCAGAACGCCATCGGCAATACCGACATGTCCCAGGCCGCGATCACCCTGACCTTGCAGCAGGCCATGCTTGAAGCTTCTCAAATGGCCTTTGCCCGGGTGTCGCAATTGAGCCTGTTCAACAAGCTCTGATCCTGCGCGCCGGCCCGCCAGGGGAGGGCGGCTCGGCGCGTTTCGGGGCCTGCAGCGCCTTCGAAGTATCCGGCGCGGCCATGTGCGAAGGGTCGCGTTTGGCTATTTCCATGTGACCAATGAGTCAAAACCTGCATCTTCCCTGTATCCTGTCGGCGGCTGTCGCATTTTGTTGCCTTTTATCTTTCGACTTACAGGCAACGAGAGCCCTGCGCGTTGTGATTTCGCGCGCCAGCCCCACTATTGGCGCCCTCGCACGACGAGCGGCGGACTTTGGCTGTTTTGATTGGGAAGCCAGAATGATTGGCATTAAAAGCATCGCCAGCTACGTGCCGGCCCAGGGCGTGGACAACTATGCCCAAGGTGCACGTTTCGAGAAGAACGAAGACTTCATCCTCGGCAAGATCGGCTCGGCCTTCCTGCCGCGCAAGGACGCTGCACAAGAGACCTCCGACCTCGCCGTCGAGGCCGCACGGGCGCTGTTCGTCAACAACCCAAGCCTCGACCCGCGCAGCATCGATGCGCTGATCGTCGTCACCCAGAATGGCGACGAGGAAGGCCTGCCGCACACCTCGGCCATCGTCCAGGACAAGCTCGGCCTGTCGACTTCGGTGGCCGCGTTTGATGTCTCCCTGGGCTGCTCGGGCTATGTGTATGGGCTGTACGCGATCAAAGGCTTCATGGAAGCGGCGGGGCTGAAGAACGGCCTGCTGATCACCGCCGACCCGTACTCGAAGATCGTCGACCCGGATGATCGCAACACCACCATGCTGTTCGGTGACGCCGCCACCGCCACCTGGATGGCCGAGGGCGCCGACTGGCAGCTGGGGCAGGCACGCTTCGGCACCGATGGCGCCGGCGCGGCGCACCTGAAGGTCAGCGACGGCACGTTCTTCATGAATGGCCGCCAGGTGTTCAACTTCGCCCTGCTCAAGGTGCCGGCGCACCTGCGCGAGCTGCTCGAAGCCAGCGACTTGCAGTCGTCCGACATCGATGCCTTCTGCATTCACCAGGGCAGCGCGGCCATCGTCGACGCCGTGGCCCGGCGTTTTGAGGAAGAGCTGGAAGACAAACACCCCGAGAAGTTCGTCAAGGACATGCTCGAGACCGGCAATACCGTGTCGTCGAGCATTCCTCTGTTGCTCGAGAAGCACATGTTCGGCGGCACCTGGCGCCGGGTGGCGATCAGTGGCTTTGGCGTCGGGCTGTCGTGGGGCTCGGCGATCTTGCAGCGAAGCTGACCGAAGCGATGGAAACAGCAGCGCCCGGGCCTATTGCCCGGGCGCTTTTTTTTGCCCGTTCATCGCCAAAGACGCGAGCTAAACGCTTGATTTATCGAAAGATGGCCAGGTGCTAGTAATTTTTTTTGCAAATTGCCCTCAAGCCAGGGACGCATCCGACGATAACCATTACGAAGGTTCTCTAGGCCACATCCGGCGGTTGCCAAGGCCGGAAGCCGCAGTAACTCATCCACCGAGGATTTCGTCATGGCTTTAACCGTTAACACCAACATTGCTTCGATCACCACTCAGAGCAACCTGACCAAGGCAAGCAACGCCCAGACGACCTCGATGCAGCGTCTGTCTTCCGGCCTTCGGATCAACAGCGCCAAGGATGATGCCGCCGGCCTGCAGATCTCCAACCGTCTGACCAGCCAGATCAACGGCCTGGGCCAGGCAGTGAAAAACGCCAACGACGGTATCTCGATCGCCCAGACCGCTGAAGGCGCGATGCAGGCTTCGACCGACATCCTGCAAAAGATGCGTACCCTGGCCCTGTCCTCGTCCACTGGCTCGCTGAGCAACGACGACCGTAAGTCGAACAACGACGAATACCAGGCGCTGACTGCCGAACTGACCCGTATCGCCCAGACCACCACCTTCGGTGGCCAGAAGCTGCTGGACGGCTCGTACGGCACCAAAGCCATTCAGGTCGGCGCCAACGCCAACGAAACCATCAACCTGTCGCTGGAAAACGTCGCTGCCAACAACATTGGTTCGCAGCAGATCAAGAGCCTGACCACTGGCGCGGATCCGAAAGCCAACGGTCTGACCGGCGGCCTGATCACCGTGACGGGTAACGGCCAGAGCGAAGACTACACCGTCGCTGCCGGCGCTTCGGCCAAGGACATCGCCAAAGGCCTGAACGGTCTGATCGGCGGTCTGACCGCTTCGGCCAGCACTGAGGTCAAGTTCACCGTTGACGCTGCTGCTGCCACCACCACCCCTGTGGACTTCACCCTGGACGTGGGCGGTCAGAAGGTTGACCTCAAAGGTGTGACCAACGTTGCCGGCCTGGCCGACCAGCTCAAGTCCAACTCGGCCAAACTGGGCATCAGCGTCAACTTTGACCAATCCAGCGGCGCTCTGTCGATCAAGTCCGATTCCGGTGAGAACGTCAAGTTTTCCGCAGTCACCGGCGGTGCGGCCATCGAAGTTGCCTCCAAAGGCGGCGACGGCAAGTTCACCGGCGCGGTAGCGATCGCTGACGACCTGGTCGCCACCGGTGCAGTGTCGCTGGACTCGGCCAAGGGCTACTCGCTGAGCGGCGCGGGTGCACAAGAAGTGTTCGGTACGGGTACCGCACTGACTTCGCAGAAAACCACCATCTCCGACACCGACGTAACCGACGCCACCACCGCGATGAACGCCCTGGCAGTCATCGACAAGGCCATCGCCTCGATCGACAGCGTCCGTTCCGGCCTGGGTGCTACGCAGAACCGTCTGACCACCACCGTCGACAACCTGCAGAACATCCAGAAGAACTCCACCGCTGCCCGCTCCACCGTGCAGGACGTGGATTTCGCCTCGGAAACCGCCGAACTGACCAAGCAGCAAACCCTGCAACAGGCTTCCACCGCGATCCTGTCCCAGGCCAACCAGCTGCCGTCCTCGGTCCTGAAACTGCTGCAGTAATCCGCGCAGTGGGCTAGAGGCAAAAGGGCGCGTACTCCGTGCCCTTTTGCCGTTCTGATTAGAGGAGTTCAGTGATGGACATGAGCGTCAAGTTGAGCCAGGCCTACACGCCGATCGTGACCTCGCTTGCAGTCTCTTCGGACAAGGACCCGTCAGCAGCAACGGTCAAGGCGCCTGACGCCGTGACCCCGGTGGACCAGGCCGCGACCCGCGAAGACCTGGAGAAGGCCGTGGGCAAGATTCGCGAATTTGCCAGCGACAACCACCGCAACCTGGATTTTTCCATAGATGACTCCACCGGCAAGGTCGTCGTGAAGGTGGTTGCCACCGACACCGGCGAGGTGGTGCGTCAGATTCCTTCCGAGACTGCGCTGAAGCTGGCGCAGAACCTCAACGATGCCAACAGTCTACTGTTCAAGGATGAAGCGTAGGTTGGCATGAAACTTGTTGCCCAAGCTGCCTGGCGTATGGCTCGTCAAGCAGTTGGCGGCCACTGAAACAGGGAGACAACGATGGCAGGTTCAACAGTCAGCGGTATCGGTTCGAACATCGATACCCAGGCGATCGTGCAGGCACTGGTCAATTCGCAGAAAGCGCCGAAACAGGCCCAGATCAATACTCAGACCCTCAAGGCGACCACCACGTTGTCTTCGATCGGCAAGGTGCAGGCGGCGCTGGATGCGTTCCGCGGCGCGTTGCAGACCATGACCGACAGCAACACCTTCAGCGGCTTGAGCGTGAAGTCGTCCGATGAAAAGGTCGCCACGGTCAAGGCCAGCAATGGCGCTGCCAACGGTACGTTCTCGCTGGTCGTCGAAAACCTGGCCACCGCCTCCAAGGTTTCCACTCAGGTGTACGCCGGCGGGGCAGGCTCGGTGGTCAACAAGACCGACGCTACGACCACCTTGAGCATCAGCCAGTCGGGCAAGACCTACGACCTCAAGGTCACGCCGGGCATGACCCTGCAGCAGGTGCGCGACAACATCAACAGCCAGTTCGGCACCGTAGGTCTGAGTGCCAACGTGCTGACCGACGCCAACGGCTCGCGTCTGGTGGTCACCTCCACCAAGATGGGCGAAGGCTCGGACATCACCCTGGGCGGAGATTCGGGCATCGACACCGGATACACGCAGATTACCGCGCCGGCCAATGCCAAGTACCTGCTCGATGGCATCGCCATGAGTTCCAAGAGCAACGACATCTCCGATGCCGTCAGTGGCCTGAGCATCACGCTGACCGGAGTAACCCCGGAAACTGGCACCAGCAAGGAGCGTTCTCCGATCTACCTGTCGCTGACTACCAGCGCTCCGACCCTCAAGTCGGGTGTGCAGGGGTTCATCGACACCTACAACGCGCTGATGACCACCATCAACACCGAAACCAAGGTGACCAAAGGCGCCGATGGCAACCCGGTGGCCGGGGCCTTGACCGGTGACGCGACGATGCGTGGCCTGGTGACCTCGATTCGCAACGAGCTGAGCCAGCTGTCGGGGCAGGGCGCGTTCAAGTCCCTGGCCCAGTTTGGCGTCACCACCTCCCAGGATGGTGGCCTGTTGAGCCTGGACGACAAGAAGTGGACGGCAGCCGCGGCGACCAACATCGCCGACCTGTCGAGCGTCTTCAACGGCAAGGACGGCTTGTTGGCGCGCATGAAGAACGCCACCGAGAGCTTCGCCAAGGCCAACACTGGCACCCTGGCCGAGCGTACCAAGACCCTTACCGACAACCTCAACAAGCTCACCACCGAGCAGAGCAAGCTCGACGAGCGCATGACCGCCCTGCAGAAGACCCTGCAGGACAAGTACAACGCCATGGACACCCTGGTGGCCCAGCTGCGCGCCCAGAGCAATAGCGTGATGACCACCCTCAACGCGCTGAACAAAGCCAAGAGCGACGACTGATCGAGCATCAAGTTTTTTCCGGCTCGGCCGACATAGAAGTCATCGAGCCGTTAACTTTTCCTGTCCCGAGGTTGCACGATGAACCCCATGAGAGCCCTTCGCCAGTATCAGAAGGTCAATTCCCATGCCCAGATCTCCGAAGCCACGCCTTATCGGCTGGTGCAGATGCTGATGGAGGGCGGCCTGGATCGCCTGGCCCAGGCCAAGGGCGCGCTGGCCCGCGGCGATGTGGCCGAGAAAGGCCTGATGATCGGCAAAGCGATCGACATCATCATCGGCCTGCGCGATGGCCTGGATGCGCAAAAGAGTGAAAACCCAGCGTCAATCGAGCAACTCGCCAGCCTGTACGTGTACATGACCAACCGCCTGATGCAGGCCAATATCGCCAATGATGCCGAGATGATCGATGAGGTCGCCCGGCTGCTGATTACCGTCAAGAGCGGCTGGGATCAGATCCCGCCAGCGCAACAAGCCGGCTGAGCCGGAAGGGGAGCACCGTGAGCAACGCCATGCAACGCTTCGACGAAACCCGCGATGCCTTGCTCAACGCCTTGGGTGAGCGCGACTGGGACGCCATCGGCCGGCTCGACGAAACCTGCCGGGTGTGCATCGATGACATGCTCACCGCACCGCTGGTCGATGAGCGCGAAGTGAAGGCCAAGCTGGAAGACTTGCTGGAGGTCTACCGCGATCTGCTCAGCGCGACAATGGGTGAAAGGCAAGCCATTGCCGAGGAAATGTCTCAGATCAATCAGGCAAAATCCGCCGCTAAGGTATACCATCTGTTCAGCTGAGTAGAACGACGCAAAAACAACGCCCACTCGGCGCCATTAATTTGACTGCATCTACATTTTTTACTTTACTAGTGGCTGTTTTCGAATTTCAGACGTCCGAACGCTGACAATCTTGTCGGAATGATGTCGAACTCGCCTCCCCGGCGCCGATATGACTAGGGAAGTTGCTATTGCATGTGGCGTGAAACCAAGATTCTGCTGATCGACGACGACAGCGACCGGCGCCGCGATATGGCGGTGGTGCTGAACTTTCTGGGCGAAGACAACCTTGCCTGCTCTAGCCAGCAATGGCAGCAGACGGTCGAGTCATTGCCTTCGAGCCGCGAGGTACTCTGCGTGTTCATCGGCTCGGTGGACGCGCCGGGCGGGGTCCTTGGGCAGCTTAAGACCGTCGCAGGGTGGGATGAGTTCCTCCCTGTTATGCTTTTAGGTGAAATTTCTTCCGCCGACTTCCCCGACGAGCAGCGCCGGCGTGTGCTGTCCAATCTGCAAATGCCGCCCAGCTACAGCCAGTTGCTCGATTCCCTGCACCGTGCCCAGGTCTATCGCGAGATGTACGACCAGGCCCGTGAGCGTGGCCGTCAGCGCGAGCCCAACCTGTTCCGCAGCCTGGTAGGCACCAGCCGCGCCATCCAGCATGTGCGGCAGATGATGCAGCAAGTCGCCGACACCGACGCCAGTGTGCTGATTCTCGGTGAATCGGGGACGGGCAAGGAAGTCGTTGCGCGCAACCTGCACTACCACTCCAAGCGCCGTGATGCGCCGTTCGTGCCGGTCAACTGCGGGGCGATTCCTGCCGAGTTGCTGGAAAGTGAGCTGTTCGGACACGAGAAGGGCGCGTTCACTGGCGCCATCACCAGCCGCGCCGGGCGTTTCGAGCTGGCCAATGGCGGCACGCTGTTTCTCGACGAAATCGGCGACATGCCGCTACCTATGCAGGTGAAGTTGCTGCGCGTGCTGCAGGAACGCACCTTCGAGCGGGTCGGCAGCAACAAGACCCAGAGCGTGGACGTGCGCATCATCGCCGCGACCCACAAGAACCTGGAAACCATGATCGAAGCGGGCTCGTTCCGCGAAGACCTGTATTACCGGCTCAACGTCTTCCCCATCGAGATGGCCCCGCTGCGCGAGCGCGTCGAAGACATCCCGCTGCTGATGAACGAGCTGATTTCGCGCATGGAGCATGAAAAGCGCGGGTCCATTCGCTTCAACTCGGCAGCGATCATGTCACTGTGTCGGCACGGCTGGCCAGGCAACGTCCGTGAACTGGCCAACCTGGTCGAGCGCATGGCGATCATGCATCCCTATGGGGTGATCGGGGTGGCGGAGCTGCCGAAGAAATTCCGCTACATCGAGGACGAGGACGAGCAACTGGTCGACAGCCTGCGCAGCGACCTCGAAGAGCGCGTGGCCATCAACGGCCATACCCCGAACTTCGCCAGCCAGGCGATGCTGCCGGCAGAAGGGCTCGATCTGAAGGACTACCTCGGGGGCCTTGAACAAGGGCTGATCCAGCAGGCCCTGGACGACGCCAACGGCATCGTCGCCCGCGCTGCCGAACGCCTGCGCATCCGCCGTACCACACTGGTCGAGAAAATGCGCAAGTACGGCATGAGCCGCCGTGATGGTGAGGACTCGGCGGAGGAGT
It includes:
- the fliD gene encoding flagellar filament capping protein FliD, giving the protein MAGSTVSGIGSNIDTQAIVQALVNSQKAPKQAQINTQTLKATTTLSSIGKVQAALDAFRGALQTMTDSNTFSGLSVKSSDEKVATVKASNGAANGTFSLVVENLATASKVSTQVYAGGAGSVVNKTDATTTLSISQSGKTYDLKVTPGMTLQQVRDNINSQFGTVGLSANVLTDANGSRLVVTSTKMGEGSDITLGGDSGIDTGYTQITAPANAKYLLDGIAMSSKSNDISDAVSGLSITLTGVTPETGTSKERSPIYLSLTTSAPTLKSGVQGFIDTYNALMTTINTETKVTKGADGNPVAGALTGDATMRGLVTSIRNELSQLSGQGAFKSLAQFGVTTSQDGGLLSLDDKKWTAAAATNIADLSSVFNGKDGLLARMKNATESFAKANTGTLAERTKTLTDNLNKLTTEQSKLDERMTALQKTLQDKYNAMDTLVAQLRAQSNSVMTTLNALNKAKSDD
- a CDS encoding sigma-54 dependent transcriptional regulator, coding for MWRETKILLIDDDSDRRRDMAVVLNFLGEDNLACSSQQWQQTVESLPSSREVLCVFIGSVDAPGGVLGQLKTVAGWDEFLPVMLLGEISSADFPDEQRRRVLSNLQMPPSYSQLLDSLHRAQVYREMYDQARERGRQREPNLFRSLVGTSRAIQHVRQMMQQVADTDASVLILGESGTGKEVVARNLHYHSKRRDAPFVPVNCGAIPAELLESELFGHEKGAFTGAITSRAGRFELANGGTLFLDEIGDMPLPMQVKLLRVLQERTFERVGSNKTQSVDVRIIAATHKNLETMIEAGSFREDLYYRLNVFPIEMAPLRERVEDIPLLMNELISRMEHEKRGSIRFNSAAIMSLCRHGWPGNVRELANLVERMAIMHPYGVIGVAELPKKFRYIEDEDEQLVDSLRSDLEERVAINGHTPNFASQAMLPAEGLDLKDYLGGLEQGLIQQALDDANGIVARAAERLRIRRTTLVEKMRKYGMSRRDGEDSAEE
- the fliS gene encoding flagellar export chaperone FliS, with protein sequence MNPMRALRQYQKVNSHAQISEATPYRLVQMLMEGGLDRLAQAKGALARGDVAEKGLMIGKAIDIIIGLRDGLDAQKSENPASIEQLASLYVYMTNRLMQANIANDAEMIDEVARLLITVKSGWDQIPPAQQAG
- a CDS encoding flagellin, translating into MALTVNTNIASITTQSNLTKASNAQTTSMQRLSSGLRINSAKDDAAGLQISNRLTSQINGLGQAVKNANDGISIAQTAEGAMQASTDILQKMRTLALSSSTGSLSNDDRKSNNDEYQALTAELTRIAQTTTFGGQKLLDGSYGTKAIQVGANANETINLSLENVAANNIGSQQIKSLTTGADPKANGLTGGLITVTGNGQSEDYTVAAGASAKDIAKGLNGLIGGLTASASTEVKFTVDAAAATTTPVDFTLDVGGQKVDLKGVTNVAGLADQLKSNSAKLGISVNFDQSSGALSIKSDSGENVKFSAVTGGAAIEVASKGGDGKFTGAVAIADDLVATGAVSLDSAKGYSLSGAGAQEVFGTGTALTSQKTTISDTDVTDATTAMNALAVIDKAIASIDSVRSGLGATQNRLTTTVDNLQNIQKNSTAARSTVQDVDFASETAELTKQQTLQQASTAILSQANQLPSSVLKLLQ
- a CDS encoding flagellar protein FlaG — protein: MDMSVKLSQAYTPIVTSLAVSSDKDPSAATVKAPDAVTPVDQAATREDLEKAVGKIREFASDNHRNLDFSIDDSTGKVVVKVVATDTGEVVRQIPSETALKLAQNLNDANSLLFKDEA
- the fliT gene encoding flagellar protein FliT; amino-acid sequence: MSNAMQRFDETRDALLNALGERDWDAIGRLDETCRVCIDDMLTAPLVDEREVKAKLEDLLEVYRDLLSATMGERQAIAEEMSQINQAKSAAKVYHLFS